A window of the Blastocatellia bacterium genome harbors these coding sequences:
- a CDS encoding type II toxin-antitoxin system VapC family toxin, which produces MKPAIYIETSVISYLTARPSRDLIVAAHQQLTDEWWDNVRPQVECFVSPFVIQEASRGDKGAAQKRMDAIAGLPILELNDEIRELAATYFAAINIPEKARIDAFHLAVAVWHKMDYLLSWNCTHIASGRVRKILGEVNDKLGIRTPVICTPEELMEV; this is translated from the coding sequence GTGAAGCCAGCAATCTACATCGAAACCAGCGTCATTAGCTACCTGACTGCAAGGCCGAGCAGAGATTTGATTGTTGCAGCACACCAACAGCTTACCGATGAGTGGTGGGACAATGTACGCCCGCAGGTTGAATGCTTCGTTTCTCCGTTTGTCATACAAGAGGCATCAAGAGGGGACAAAGGCGCAGCCCAGAAGCGAATGGACGCTATTGCTGGGCTACCCATCCTGGAATTGAATGATGAGATACGTGAGTTGGCCGCCACGTATTTTGCTGCTATCAACATCCCGGAGAAAGCGAGAATAGACGCCTTCCACTTGGCGGTAGCGGTCTGGCATAAGATGGATTACCTGCTCAGTTGGAATTGTACACATATAGCCAGCGGCAGAGTGCGGAAAATCCTCGGAGAGGTGAATGATAAACTTGGGATTCGTACACCGGTGATCTGCACACCGGAAGAATTGATGGAGGTGTAA